A stretch of the Erpetoichthys calabaricus chromosome 3, fErpCal1.3, whole genome shotgun sequence genome encodes the following:
- the LOC127526934 gene encoding trace amine-associated receptor 13c-like has translation MELDTQTNNQTVLYCYHSVNISCIKHVRPFIVSVILYLLASVAAMLTFCGNLVVIISISHFKQLHTPTNILVLSLAVADFLVGILIMPFMVIRSVESCWYFGDIICSVYTNVLFVLTEVSILNLVIIAIDRYVALCDPLLYSTKITVGVASLSVSIVWLVSLIYSCSVLFSDVNTKETIGSNRCPGDCVLILSKIWGTVDILFSFIFPAFIMITLYTKIFVVARRHIRAISMQQKDSGNQTKTRLIKKSERKAAKTLAIVVVVFILCWLPYYIYTILNQFITFPVPPAITGGFLWLAYLNSGLNPIIYALFYPWFRKSLEQILTLNIFLPGSSLISLIPEN, from the coding sequence ATGGAATTAGACACGCAAACAAATAATCAGACAGTGCTTTATTGCTATCATTCTGTTAATATTTCATGTATCAAACATGTTCGGCCATTCATTGTCTCTGTGATCCTCTATCTTCTAGCATCAGTTGCAGCAATGCTTACATTTTGTGGAAACCTGGTGGtgatcatttctatttctcattttaagCAGCTTCACACACCAACTAATATACTTGTTCTTTCACTTGCTGTGGCAGATTTTTTAGTGGGAATTCTTATTATGCCATTCATGGTTATACGGTCAGTTGAATCCTGCTGGTATTTTGGAGACATAATTTGTTCTGTATATACTAATGTACTTTTTGTATTAACTGAGGTTTCCATCCTAAATTTAGTAATTATTGCCATTGATCGATATGTTGCTTTGTGTGATCCATtactttattcaacaaaaattacTGTTGGTGTAGCTTCCTTGTCTGTGTCAATTGTCTGGCTAGTATCTCTGATCTATTCTTGCTCTGTGTTGTTTTCTGATGTAAATACAAAAGAAACCATAGGATCAAATCGCTGTCCAGGAGATTGTGTACTAATACTAAGCAAAATATGGGGTACTGTGGATatactattttcatttattttcccaGCCTTTATAATGATTACtttatacacaaaaatatttgtgGTTGCAAGAAGGCATATAAGAGCAATTTCAATGCAGCAAAAGGATTCAGggaatcaaactaaaacaagGTTAATCAAGAAATCTGAAAGAAAGGCAGCAAAAACTTTAGCCATAGTAGTAGTTGTCTTTATTCTGTGCTGGTTACCATATTATATTTACACCATACTAAATCAGTTTATAACCTTTCCTGTGCCTCCTGCGATAACAGGTGGATTTTTATGGTTAGCTTACTTAAAttctggtttgaatcccataattTATGCTTTGTTTTACCCATGGTTCAGAAAATCACTTGAACAAATTCTTACATTAAATATCTTCCTTCCAGGATCATCTCTAATAAGTTTGATaccagaaaattaa